The Palaemon carinicauda isolate YSFRI2023 chromosome 20, ASM3689809v2, whole genome shotgun sequence DNA segment TGCCGCCCAAACAGCCATGCCCAACTGTCAGGCGGTGCCAAAAGGGTCGTGCTAAAACGACTGCGACCAATAGTCCCATTCCAATGTTGTATATTTCTTAGATTCTTCATCTAACGGCAACTGTAAAAATGCATGTGCCAAATCTATTTTAGAGAAAACTGTTGCAGAGCCATCTTGTGCAATGACCTCGTCAATAGAGGGTAATAGCGTCAATACTGGAGTGAAGGATTTATTCTCTGTAAATGAAAAATCCTCACATATTCGAATATGACTCTCAACCTTCATAACATTACCTGTGGGTAAGGCCCAATCACTGGAATATACTTTAGATATGTTATCACTAGCAATTAAACTGTCAGGCTCTTCTTTTACCTTACTTTGTAAATGCAATAGAACACGTCAAGTTATGCAAAAATTGGCCTTGCATCATACATGACATTTAAAGAGACAGTATGTTTGACGTCAGACTGAAATCCAACACCTAAATATGCTTTGAATTCAGACAAAATTATATTTCTGACGTcatcatatttactcacatttacattATTTACCTTATCAGAATGTTGCACAACATCAGGTAACACAAGTTTGATATTGATCTTTCGACATAAATACTTACCTAATagtttaaaattattggaatttacaattaagaatttgTGTTTCAACATTTTGTGACTATAAGTCACATTTACGTAAGTTTCTCTGCATAAATTTGTAGCATTTCCACTGTATCCACAAACGCGGTGTTTTGTTAGAGAAATAACAGCACCTGCTCTGGCTGCATCACTTTGACATATTGTAGAAACATGACTTCCACTATCAATTTCAAAATTGACTTTCTAATTGTTGATAAAGCAGCTCAACATATATGGTGAATCAGACATAGTGGAGTTTATTCTAAAAAAGAATTTACCCTTCGTTGAGAGAATTCACAGCTGTCTTCTATGTCACTAACATACGTCTGGTCTCAGCGAGCCATCCCTTTATGCTGCATTTTCACATCTCTCTCAGTCATTGCGGCATCCCTTGTAGTTGCTTCAGAGACTGCATGCAATGACTTTGCCATGGATTTACAACACCTAGCAAGGTTACCAATTTTCTGGCATTTAATACATTTAAATTTCATGGCAAAACAATCATTAGCAAAATGTTTTGCTTGCTGACCACACCTTATGCAAACATATGAAGTAGGAACCTTTTTAATACCTTTAGGCATATGTTCAGTAACTTTATATCTTGTGTGATGACTGCATTCTGGCTTTATATCCTGAGCATCAGCAGAAAATGTTGCCAGTAGTTTCACCTTCTCAACACACCCGTTAAATGACTAATTTTCACGATCTTATAACAAACCGCCCTGATTGCTTGCAGACCTTAAGCCACTCACAAATGCATCTCACAGAGACCTATCATAACCACAATCTTTATAGTTGCAATTTGAACAAGCCATTTAATGCACAGGCATAGTTTTCAATAGACTCATCAGGAAGTTGTTTCCTATTCAGGAATTGTACCATTGCGCCCATCACACTCTTCTTAACCTCATACTGAGCAATTTAAGTCTCCGTTGGACATCAGTAACGACATTTACAGGAAGAGATTTTACCAAAATACCAACCTTCTTAGTACTGTCGTCTTCAGCTTACTGCAGCAAATCAGCAGATTGATCTGTTAATCTTTCAAGAAACTCCACTAAAGTTTCTAATCTAGGATTAAATGCTGGACACGGTGTATCCAtagttaatcaatttatttttccgTTGTATTCATCTACGCCAATTGTAATAAATCTTCAAACTTCTTAATTACTTCAGTTTATGTTGTATTCGTCATGAAGGGTTATGAAAAGACAAGTGCTTGACAAGAGATATATTCTCTAGCTCACTGAAGCAGACTGATTTTTTATTCAATGGCCCTCAGCCGTAGGCATGACGTAATGAAGAcatcactacaataacagaaaatggagTTGATTATAATCTAATCTATATGAAATTAATATACAACAATTCAGACGCCTGTAATTCCTACACGGatgtagagagccatctttcttgagGACGATGtccaagggtgacgaccatgggcttgagtccttttggcaaagggccGTATCTTTAATTTCAGCATACGTCTGTTTAGCAGCTGCCAGACGATAAGGTGCCACATGTCTGAATCTGGTAAACACTGGGgcccccgtcgtcttgatatgctgataaataccgtgttttgcgGTAGCCATGGGTGTTTGataaagttctggatggaaaactttcgAGTACAATGTGAAAAGGTGGGCGTAAGAATCCATGAGTGCGCTGATGCTTAGAGCAAGTCGGAGAGGCACGTATGAGAGGCGTTAAGGAGTGCAAATCTGTATTGACTAATTGccggtgagctacatcgaccaggaggtggaagtgtaaCAGGAAGttggcaccgaggattggcaatgtgacatcagcaatgagaaacttccaaatatttttagtgcttccaaacgataatgtgaggattTCATAACCGTGGttgggtattgcagatctgttggtagctaccaggcCAGTGCCAGCAGACCTAGACAGTGttctggagagtggtcttgggagAAGAGAACAGGAAGCACCTGTGTCAAACAAAAATCGCATGCCTGCACTGCgtcgtgtaaaaagaaaaaattagtaacaggggaggccactgccacaagcaatggcctatttacatgttttttggccactgacaaccattcgcacatttctttgcagcagccgcAAATTTGGAGAGGTAGTAGCATAAATGCAGCCGATAGCCGATAGGCATCAGGAAGTGGTAGAGAGGTTGTTAGTTGAGGCATAAGTGAGTGGCCGTaaatgtgggtggtgggcggctttgttgccactccggtATGTAACTAGTCGGGCGTCTATGTCCTATCAacttcacgtcagctttggttgatgtagAATAGGTTTGTCAGGagtagaggcattgatggaggtctggaaggtggtaaaGTGGATGTTCATAAGGAGATTAAATTTGGCCATCAGGTCTTTCatggataaaatatttacaatatggaTAGCAGCACTTACAAGTTCGGGTAGGCGCCGTAACCAAAAAGCTCAAAGTAGATTTACTTCATAATGAGAGCCGTATGTGGCAGATTGCATGCGAGTGATACTGCTCATATCCcctagggcgagcgaagccttttgattccccaatggttgttgagggaGCGAAAAGagttttgctatatgggcggctggagAGGGTGAGTACTGCTCCATCAGGTACtatttgagggcgtcgtacgttATTGGCTTATCACCTTACTCCCACAGCTAATccgagatttctgggaaggtgtcctcagggaTCTCCgcaagaacgtaatctgctttggtacttgaccgAGTCTCCCCTTGATACGAAACGGGATTTCAGCACGCTTGAACCAGACGAACGTTTCTCCGCTGGCAAAGGACGATAGTTTCAGTGTCTGGCGGTAGCATAttcaaacaataagacacagcagtgcAGGGGAAAGTGGGAGTGAACTGAACACTTCAGAGGTAACCA contains these protein-coding regions:
- the LOC137659756 gene encoding uncharacterized protein codes for the protein MRFLFDTGASCSLLPRPLSRTLSRSAGTGLVATNRSAIPNHGYEILTLSFGSTKNIWKFLIADVTLPILGANFLLHFHLLVDVAHRQLVNTDLHSLTPLIRASPTCSKHQRTHGFLRPPFHIVLESFPSRTLSNTHGYRKTRYLSAYQDDGGPSVYQIQTCGTLSSGSC